From Platichthys flesus chromosome 19, fPlaFle2.1, whole genome shotgun sequence:
ACATAATGCCATCAGGACACTGATACAGGTCAGTAAGGTGCAACAGCTGCCCCCATCAGAAATAGCCTGGTACCTGCAGCCAAAGCAGCACTATGTAAGACATGCCACCACTAATCCAGCTCTCTACTGTCAGTCAGTGTTTCATGTTCATGACATGTCCTTAATTGTGACTGTTGCGGTTCTTATTGTTTAATGATGTGTACTGGGATAGGTGTTGGTCTGTTTGTATCACGGCACGTCTTTTGTAACTAACTAACTTAACCtctcaaataaataatgtgacatCAACAGTGAGGTGCGAAGATGTTGTCTTATGTACAGTGGTGATTGTGTGACTTCTTGTATAATGCATGTTGTAAGACTGTTCTAAAAATTGTAATAAAACACTACTGATTAGCTAAAAGTTATACGTAAACGCCATAGATATTGTGATTCACaatatgtaaatgttgtaaattacaatactgtgcaaagacttCATTGCAATATGTAAAGATTTGAAATCACCgtattgtaaataaacattacaAATTGTACAGTTACAACATTGTACACTATCgttattttttacaataataatgatgtacaaaatacattttttaagttcTTAATTAATATTTCAGAATTCTATTTGTGAAAAACAGGGGAAACTTTTTGGGAAACAAGTTTGTCTCGGTCTCACCTGCTGAGCTCGTGTTGTTTACCTCTTCCCTGCTGCCGACACGCGGGAGAGGGgcgggaggggaggaggaatgaatggatggatgagaggagaggagggggggggggggattaacgCAGCGTCGGTGTCCGTTTTTAGGCTTCACAACAAACCCAGTGAGTGATTGAGAGAAAAAGCTCCTCACTGGCACAGTGAGCTCGTCCAGCACCTGCTCGTCCTCCTCGGTCAGTGTCAGCATCTCTGCGCGCTCCGCCTCCAGCCCCGCACAGCCCCCGGCCATCCAACATGTCTCTGTCCGGCTCACAGACACCCGAGGACGGACTCTACGgtgagtggtggtggtgctggtacACGGACCGGctctttgttttgctgtttattcaGTCAGTTATTAGGTCTCTTTAGGACGCCATAGATATTGTGATTCACaatatgtaaatgttgtaaattacaatactgtgcaaagacttCATTGCAATATGTAAAGATTTGAAATCACCgtattgtaaataaacattacaAATTGTACAGTTACAACATTGTACACTATCgttattttttacaataataatgatgtacaaaatacattttttaagttcTTAATTAATATTTCAGAATTCTATTTGTGAAAAACAGGGGAAACTTTTTGGGAAACAAGTTTGTCTCGGTCTCACCTGCTGAGCTCGTGTTGTTTACCTCTTCCCTGCTGCCGACACGCGGGAGAGGGgcgggaggggaggaggaatgaatggatggatgagaggagaggagggggggggggggattaacgCAGCGTCGGTGTCCGTTTTTAGGCTTCACAACAAACCCAGTGAGTGATTGAGAGAAAAAGCTCCTCACTGGCACAGTGAGCTCGTCCAGCACCTGCTCGTCCTCCTCGGTCAGTGTCAGCATCTCTGCGCGCTCCGCCTCCAGCCCCGCACAGCCCCCGGCCATCCAACATGTCTCTGTCCGGCTCACAGACACCCGAGGACGGACTCTACGgtgagtggtggtggtgctggtacACGGACCGGctctttgttttgctgtttattcaGTCAGTTATTAGGTCTCTTTAGGACGCAGGGCATCCTCACGTGTAGTGAACAGGGAGGGTGGTTAAAGCTGCCTGGTTGTGTGCGCGCACACAGATTCAAAGTCTAATTTCAGAGTGCAAATGTCAACAAACAACGGCAGCTTTGACCCTATGGATCAGTGTGTTTCCAGGTGTGATGGGAAGGTGTTCACCCACAGCTGCACGCACGCCTCTCCCAGTTTCAGTTTCAGGGCTGAGAGGAAAGTGTGACAGGATGttacagagagaaagatgaggaagaagaagaagaagaagagggaagaggCAGTTTCCTTTTTGCCATTGTTGTTGCCACTGACACCGTCATTGTGTAAACGGATTCCCTGACTCACCTGTTTGTATCTCTATAAACCAATTAGGCTGTGGAGATTTCCTGAAGCTTATAGCTCcaccgtgcatgtgtgtgcacagaggATGCTGGGCCTAACATGTGGAGCAATGTGAGGGGGGGGACACTCACTGAGGAACTGTGTGAGGATAACCAAGGGAGTTAGACTTCAAATTTAGAGTTTTACAAATCAGCACAGGGTTATCTATTCCAGTTCTATCAATACTGGactattttaatatataaaaacctGTCCCTATAGGTTCCTAATCCCAGTTTCAGGCTTAATATATTAATGGAACATAATTTTCTGAACAGCCCAAACTGCACATTACTGGGAAAATTGGCAAATGTGGGTCATTTCCACAGTTTTCCAGCAGGCCTCTGAATGACCTTATTACCAAAACTCAGGTTTCCATCGGAATTAAGTTCAAATTTTAATCGAATTCCAGGAAAAGAATATGGAAAACCTTTGTcgtttgtctctctgttgtttggtcacattttatttttggtcCACGCGCATCTTTTCCACCTCAGgtttttaaaagtgtaaaatgtaaaatgtgcatTAAAACGGATCAAGGCACCGTCATATTATTGCTTCAAACAGCAGAACATGTTGGTTTGTGATGACCATGCACTTTATCATATATATTGGAGGTACGATTTATAACATATATATCATGCCGTACTTAAATTGTTTAGGATACATTTAACTTGACCACGTGCAGAATAAACTCATCTTTATGGTACATGGTGCACACAAAAGACATTTCTCTTTTGATGTGgttgaaatttttttttaatgttacaTCTTGAGAGACAACGaaaaagaatatataaaaatatgaggTAGTTAAAATCTAAAGGCCCTCCTGTCGTCTCTTCCCTCCCTTCAAcatagagaaaacacacaataacctCACAGCCTGATCACTTGTGTGCAGTCCCTAAAGTGGGAACGGGCATTCATAACAAACATTAATCTGTAGCGCAACAGCTCATTGAGTCTTTTAACATCCAGCTCTTGTCCACATTATATAAAGCTGATTTGGCAGAGTGGCACAGATGAATGTGCGTACGGGGGATTGCATCGCACAGAAACTGATTTAGCGCCGCAGAGCGTTGCCAGCCAGATAAGTCAGGCGGCGAGGCAGTTGTTATGTCATACCTCCCCTCTGTGGGAACACAACTAGGGCAATggcagagtccccccccccccaaatctgCCTCATCCaacctcccctcctcaccctttgtcccctcttctctccatccccgTCCCCACTGATTCCACCTCTTTCTGCAAACTGCTGGTGACGCTCGCACGGTGTCCTAAACCCAGTTATGACATGAAGATTAGAGAGATCAGACGAGAGGGGAAGGATATACAGATGAGGTGTTGatgttttgtaaatgtgtcaGATAGGGATACAGGCGGCGTGACGAGGGAGAAACAAggggagcagagcagagggtgAATGGCTAATCTCTTAACAGAAATAACATCTTACATAAGCAGGCATGCTGTCAGCCCGAGTTAGCCCTGCTCCACTGTTTGGCTGCTGAGTGTGGGCACGCCATACACAccagcatgcatgtgtgtgcatgtgtaaatcTCTTCCTGCCCATGCACCCAATGACCCTCCATTCATGtgtccattcattcatttgcggtctgtgttttcaggagTCATCGATAAGAGAGGGAACAGACACTtggtctctgtctcttctctgtatGGTACATACACATGTTtttatacatgtgtgtttgtgtgtgtgtgtgatgtcactgtccAGCTGCATTTCCATCCAGGAATTCAACATGTCCCCGGTCTGGTGTCATGTCAGGACATCGCTGGTGGTGCTGCTTGACCTATGACTCACCATATGCCAGCGCACAACACAAACCTGTCTACTCCACAACGAAGATACAACATTTATAAGAAGGCTTATTTCTTAATTTGGCAATGgaaactgcatttttttaaatagttctgcttattcttcttttttttaatgaataggAACTCAAAATACAGGATACAACAATCATTCATGCACAGACAATTTATTGCAGGTCGAATCATCAAAAAGAatatttttcatataaaaaacTATGCTAGGTTTATCACACTTGAAAAGTTCATAAAATGTTATTACAATCTGGAAGGGATTATTAGCATTTTCTCAGATactaatgttttatttcttcagcAGATTGGATTTTAAAGCATTTAAAGCATTTTGTGATAGTTTGATTGCAGTGACAGATCTACTCTCAGCAGTGTGTCCTGTGattagaacaaaaacaaatatcgCACGCtcaatcaaaatgtaaatacacttGTTTAAAATGCATAAATGTGTTTGCTTCCCTCGCACAATCACAGCTCGCTCGTCAGTTGAATGTATGTGTACGGAGTCCCGCTGGCTCCTGCCTCCCCTGCTTGTTGTGTCATCACAGACTCTGCTGCTCGTGTCGTTTGCTCGTCAGGCTCCTGGGtcgagctggaggagctgatcgCAGCCGTGAGCAGCAGGGAGAGTCTGACAGGGCCGCAGGACAGCATCTCCTCCGCCCTGCATGGGGAGCTGGAGAGGATCCTTCTGGAGGCGCAGCTGGAGTGTGAGAGGAGCAAAGACAGGTCGGTGTGGATGCTTTGGGTttggtttgggggggggggggggggggctgtactCAGTggagttttgttttcacaatgtgtgtttattttccctGTTATTGTTTGCTGTGATAGTAATGTGGATTCATTCGGTTGCAGTGTGTGTCCAGATTGTAAAGGCCTGTTTGTTCCACAGTCCTCCGCAGGTGGGATCTCCACGGTCCACTGGTTCCCCGAGACCCAGCAGTGATCAGGACAGTGACTGTGTCACCATACAGGTATTCTTCTTCTCACACGTCATCCCAACACCACCCTCCTTTTTGTAATCTACAAATTATTCCTGCACAGTATTACTGAATGTGTTTATTCCGATTACCTGCTGCACACCCAACCAATTCGTACTATTTATTCCAGCACCGTTTAAAATCAACCTTCTCATGAGACATGAGGCTGTCTGGAAATCTATAATCTATATTATggaacatttatttgaattcatgAAGGGATGTATTTattcaacagaaaatgaaagactCATAGTTGATGCGTTCAAGTGTCCACTCACATCTTAGGGACGGTCCAacaagtgtgtttttttcttattattgtgTCGtaactgtgtttgtgcagatgcTTCTTGCTAAATGGTATTTAGAGATTTCCCCTAAAGGTTTCTGAGAAATATATTCAAACTCAAGATGAAAGTAAATGAAAGCATCAGCCATGCACATTTACTCCGGTACTCAACAAAcagactctatataaagattgatacacatgctcgaccagTCACATCACAGTCTCCATCTTCCATATATCACTCTATTTCGTCTCATGCACATCCACTCATCCTTTACGTGTGTTGCAGGAGGACGTTGAGCGGCGGGTGGACACAGACTGGGTGTGGGATTGGTCCAGTAGACCTGAAAATATGCCACCAAAGTAAGACCAGCTCCGTCAAAGtcaataattacattttgtcTTGTATTCACGATGTCCCATGCATTGTAAGAGTGCTCCCAAAGATGTgtaatggtttaaaatgaaaatgtctctCTTGCCAAGAGATAGACGAGAAGATCAATACTACTCTGGTGGTTTTGAGCCAGAAAGAAGTTGCTTAGCTTCGCATAAAGACTGAAAAGAAGAGGGAAGGGGTTTAGAATGGCTCTGTCCAGGGTTCAAAATCCACATAGCACCTCTGGAActcacaaataaacatgttgtgaTAGTATGTATCATTTGTTAAAAAGTTAGTTGAAAAATCCGCTCTGTTTTATttgcaaaacattaaaaactgtgAATTCATTGATCAGTTTGACAGCACATTCCAATGAGGTTTCTTTTTACCTTTGATTTTTGAGAAACACATGAATCATCCTCCTTTTTATTTACTCTGCCACACTAGATCTTTTAATCTCTTTGACAGGTAGTGCTTCTTAATGATCCCCGGCTCCGAGAACTCTGCTCCCTCGCTCACATTCCTACTCCTCTCTCTTGTGTTCTCATtatctctgtttatttttttctcctctttctatCTTCCCTTTCCCCACACCTCTTATCTGTGGCTCCTTgtcgtcctctctctcctctcctctccctctctctctctcgctctctcttcagagagtttgtgtttcagcacCCGAAGCAGCCGAGCTCCCTCAGTGTTAGGAAGACAGAGGTGATGAAGAGAGGACTCTTCTCCTCGGATGTTCTCCTCATCCTCGTTCCCTCGCTGCTGGCTTCACACCTGCTCACACTTGGAGTCGGGTGAGACATGTTAACACAAAGATAGACTCGTGTTGCGTTTATTAATACATTACCCGAAGCAAATTCATTACAGCTGGTAGAGTTTGCTCTATTTGAATTACTTTAAATGTGAGTCAAGCAATCAATGGAATTGTATattagctcatattcacaaatcccaatttGCCTCATGGGGCTTATTAAGGTGcagcatcctctgcccttaaccctttCCCAGGATAGACAGTGTGATAGATGCCATCTGTAACGTTCATCGGCAAGATAAGATAATTTACAACACTCATGAGAAAAGACAGTCTAACAAAAATGGAACTGACACTAAAGCTACATTTTAGAGGCAAAAAGTTCAAAACACCCAGGCAGCATCACCAGTTTATGGTCAGATGTGGAGCAGATGTTCTTGTATTGCAGTATACAGCGGAGCTAGGTGGTCCTATAATAAAAATTGTCTGCTTTActacttgtttgttttgttttaacgtACCTGAATCTTGGCCGATGTATTTGCTGTCTTTGCTGGAGGGTAACCTACAGCGGTGCTAAAATTAGTTTAAGCTCTAATTGCGTCCCTGACCATCTCCCACACACCGAGAACCAGTGGATGTATTAGTCGTAAACGGAACATATATAATGAAGTTAGTTAACGATTAATGAGGTGTTTCCTGGCCTTGGAAGTACTTCTCTGTTACCATGGATGTCTCACAGGAAGCGGATAATGGACTCACCTGGCATGTTGTTTAAGAAATGATTGTAGCTTCCAGGTTTTTCTTCTGCATTGGGAGTCTCACTCCACAAGCACGTTAATGTTGCCCCCAACATGCATGTTTCTGCTCAGCCTATAGCGCTTACATCATATCCTGAATATATATTAAGGTTGATTAAATGTCTCCACTTACGCTATCCAGAagttaagccaaaatatccagcGTAGGAAAGCTGCCATCCTGCACCGGTGACATCATTTGGAAACAATCACGACGTTTCACTTAGTTTTTATACCATCATTGCCAGAAAAAGGAACACAAGAAAATACATGAGTATGATAGGAActttataaaaagacaaaaagcatCTGTGAGAAGGATTTATTCGACATGTTCTTTAGTCCCGACCTGCTCACAATAGAGGGCCTAATGACCTGTTCTGCAGCCACCCACCAGATGGCGATGCACGTGCTTTGGCCTCGCTTTTGTCATCtatctttacatacagtacaGTCTAGCACCTCTGAGTGCTGTGCCTATGTACAATTGTATTTCTTAGGAGAGGTTTAGTGAAAGGTCAAAATGTAACAAAagatttttctttcctctttttagGATCTACATAGGAAAGCGACTGGCTGCTTCCACAACAAGCACGCTGTGATGTCACCTATAACAGTCTGGTCAATAAGGTCACAGTCCGCCCTCTCTACCGCACTAATTTGCCTCCTTCCTTCTTCGTCAAGGGGCAACCATAGgaccctgtctgtctgtacctctgtctctgttcaaaTGCACCTGTGTCTTCCCAGCAGCACTCTGCCGGTCTGTCGTTCTGTCGGCCTTTCTGTCAGTATAAGCGTGTCGTAGGGCCCGAGGAGCGGATGGATGTCCACCAAAGTGTCAGTCTGAGGTCACTTTTACCCTCCCACAGAGTAACGCTGATCTCAACTAGCTAAAGTGTCATCACAGAGAAGAGATTGCCCCGAtacaagaaaagagaaggagagttTCATCCGGCTAGATCAATAAATCCCTTTGATAGGCGGAGATGAAAACAGTTGGTCGGGAGCAGTGTGCAATGTGTGCCGACAAAATGAGAAAGATAACATGTGGTAGCCTTTTCTCTCAACCTTTGAAAGAGCAAAATGTCTGTAATTTGTCAAAAGTAATGACCCTCTGTGAGACTGAGCCGCTGCGAGTGGTTCTGCGCCGCGATGGTTTATCTAATGTAGAGAGTTTTAGTTGGCCGAGTGATTGTACAGTAGGAGAAGCTCCGGTTGTGCTTTCCGTCCCATAAACCAATTAAATATTTGACCTCCGACAAAGACAATCATGATCCCATTAAACTTCACTCCTCAAAACCTTATTGTGCCTCTCGGGgtcttttattctctctcctcctggcaGTGTTTGTcgcacacatgttcacctcgcTTGATAAATGCAGGGAAAGTGAAGCGTTTTCAGCCAGCAAAGCACAAAGATCTGCTGAAGTAAGCTCGGCCCAGTAATCCAGACTGTATGTGGACTGTATATATCGCTTTCGGGCTCTGGTTGTCTGGGCATGGTTTGCAGGTAGTCATAGGAAACAGAAAAGGGAAATATGTTTACAACCTAACGTGTTGTTAACAACATACACGTGAAACACAGCATCGGTTTAGAATTAATACCCTTTCCAGATGACGCGAATAATAATAAAGGTCtttctgtggtgtgtgtttttttacctccaccagggaCGACGCGCCCTCTTGTCTGACTGAGGTCTTGCAGACATGCTATGACATCACAGCACCCTGTCTCTACCCATCTGTCTTTGTCATTCCCCACCTCACACAagtcttccttttctctcttttttttaaactagcTGCTGCCTAGACCACTCAAggattttgacattttatggCTTTCCCGTAAAACCAGAAAACCCGTTTCCTCTTAACATCTCATGAAAATAGCTGGCCGGCATTTGGAGCGGCGGGTATGAGAAGCACACCGAGTTTTTTGGTGTTCCTTTCATGCTTTGCTGCTTCGGATGTAAGCGTGTCCCATTTGTCGTCCGGCCTGGCCGAGCCCAATGAGTTTATCAGCCATTAGCGGGGTGTTTGATGTGAGGGGTCCTGCTGAGCTTGTTAAGCTACTCCTAGACAACACCGAGCTGACGATGCAACAACAAGGCCGCCTTGGCACAGCACAAAACCACCTGGTTTCCATTCACAGACGACCACATGTTCCATGCTCACATGCGTGCAACCATATGGCTCGTACATATTTTGGCAACAGTCTTTCAGACGATGTAATGACAAATGATTTCACGTGATTAGGAAATGTGCGTTCATCATCTTTGAACGAGGTTTGATCTATTTTCGTTTCGCAACGTTGCAGTTTAAGTCTCGCTGAAATGGTTGACTTCCAACATATCATTTGTTTTTAGACTTTTGACCGCTATTTTGGTGATATCAACATTTAGCTCAGCAAAATGTTTAAGCAAGATATAGATGAGCAATGGATGAACCAAGCTGTCGTGTTTAAACACCAATCAAGGTTGACACATGGCTTCACTGGTTCCGCTTA
This genomic window contains:
- the zgc:73226 gene encoding BCL2/adenovirus E1B 19 kDa protein-interacting protein 3, which gives rise to MSLSGSQTPEDGLYGSWVELEELIAAVSSRESLTGPQDSISSALHGELERILLEAQLECERSKDSPPQVGSPRSTGSPRPSSDQDSDCVTIQEDVERRVDTDWVWDWSSRPENMPPKEFVFQHPKQPSSLSVRKTEVMKRGLFSSDVLLILVPSLLASHLLTLGVGIYIGKRLAASTTSTL